In the Diachasmimorpha longicaudata isolate KC_UGA_2023 chromosome 1, iyDiaLong2, whole genome shotgun sequence genome, one interval contains:
- the LOC135161240 gene encoding myelin regulatory factor-like protein isoform X2: MEFTWTIQHQNSDPIDSRGHHNDQEETNSVIGHSATRRLLTGRGDFVGGIDNEALDFSQLEDFINSDSPHPATYFADTLAHNETAAPSHNGRVDGVPHPPTRLPSPITQNHQIQTSCPTGTTAVPPSAAPYKDSQTYVHPHALPESPPDSGSEPPYSPPGHHEPQHVHSPHQKSTVQDILLHHPGNGMTYPTSNLLPPSPRTLGSSTDPLLLSHPVLTPLLAPVTANLSSSSSSSSSSSSPSSQQITSSLPLPHEHSPSGITTLYSSLQSAPKKRKLSQDSLIHVKQEPELGTIEHSCSSSGAVLENEEVNGDNSYIDSSYQCIRFHPFQQTTWHALCDHNLKELPTPHYRVDADKGFNFSNSDDAFVCQKKNHFQITCHAQLQGDAVFVRTGEGLKKISSFQLHFYGVKVESPSQTIRVEQSQSDRSKKPFHPVVTPFRVELGGERVTKVTVGRLHFSETTSNNMRKKGKPNPDQRYFHLVVGLHAHTSDQSSYQVVAHASERIIVRASNPGQFESEGTGVGTEGGWQRGGAPDSVYHAGRVGINTDRPDEALVVHGNMKVTGHIVQPSDARAKQNVQEVDTKEQLRNVQQLRVVKYRYVPEFALHSGLGIKTSEDTGVIAQEVQQIIPEAVLPAGDIVLPNGQRIENFLVVNKERIFMENVGAVKELCKVTDSLETRIDQLERINKRLAKLKRGDSLKSSVSTVSSIASGKYSTSNKKNSMSRRCEREEDLLCSNKFIQIIIVILILIMAFCLVAMATLYFMEYQKRSSLEWTAVAGGGIMGIGPAPTASTTPNYNSRFNPLVHSTPSSYQTKQSGFSRGPDNQATVKDVGLSTLAPDTKKQIYSQEITSWYPFGHSGGQGKHEKNNEFPSNWLSRNGGGVVPSNVDENDPGEVESAGKTPVPLGRPPKCPIHFTTLGTSCQVYCCTDIHALEDPHPEHPPEKKPMYHLEHPISLEEKKKVNKGLQNGISPVDSNTQTLVKEPNFKYLHKRSRREAGEGEWGEVASNAAGSLPPAPKPQLQIVAKTFNATLDQRYCSVTSPGTPNNYSCDVPLSKHMPDTHLTLHFVGMPWYWQIVQLCPMPSDPADESMVCGWGYNIQQQQQYQQHQQQIKYTENANQHGDQSFFLDVAFYLRKTLRFRVPTVQPQEDVCKNGHASDYIEFTLHFHRDCDG; encoded by the exons atggaGTTCACTTGGACGATTCAACATCAAAATTCAGATCCTATTGACAGCAGGGGGCATCACAATGATCAGGAGGAGACCAACTCGGTCATTGGGCACTCAGCCACGAGGAGACTTCTCACAG gaaGGGGCGATTTCGTAGGTGGAATCGACAATGAAGCACTGGATTTTTCTCAACTCGAGGATTTCATCAACAGTGACAGTCCACATCCAGCAAC ttACTTCGCAGACACCTTAGCGCACAATGAGACAGCGGCCCCATCCCACAATGGCCGAGTGGATGGAGTCCCCCATCCTCCCACACgcctcccctcccccatcaCTCAAAATCACCAAATCCAGACCTCATGTCCCACGGGAACAACCGCCGTTCCTCCGAGTGCAGCCCCCTACAAAGATTCCCAAACCTACGTTCACCCGCACGCCCTCCCAGAGAGCCCCCCGGATAGTGGTTCGGAGCCTCCCTACTCACCCCCTGGCCATCACGAGCCCCAGCACGTCCACTCCCCCCATCAAAAGTCCACAGTCCAGGATATTCTGCTGCATCATCCAGGCAATGGAATGACCTATCCAACGTCCAATCTCCTGCCTCCATCGCCGAGGACCCTGGGCTCCTCTACAGATCCCCTTCTTCTGAGTCATCCTGTCCTCACTCCCCTCCTGGCCCCAGTGACAGCAAACCTCTCATCCTCCTCGTCATCATCATCCTCGTCGTCCTCACCTTCGTCCCAACAGATCACCTCATCCCTACCACTTCCCCACGAGCACAGCCCCAGTGGAATCACAACCCTCTACTCATCCCTCCAATCTGCCCCGAAAAAACGAAAACTCAGCCAAGACAGTCTGATCCACGTCAAGCAAGAGCCAGAGCTCGGGACAATAGAGCACAGTTGCTCTAGCAGTGGTGCAGTCCTTGAGAATGAGGAGGTCAATGGTGATAATTCGTATATCGACTCGAGCTATCAGTGCATCAGATTCCATCCATTTCAGCAAACAACCTGGCATGCACTCTGCGATCACAATTTGAAGGAACTACCGACGCCACATTACAGAGTTGATGCTGATAAAGGATTTAACTTCAGTAATTCGGACGATGCATTTGTCTGTCAGAAGAAGAATCATTTTCAGATCACTTGTCATGCACAGCTGCAGGGCGATGCAGTATTTGTTAGGACGGGAGAGGGATTGAAGAAGATCAGCAGCTTTCAGCTGCATTTTTACGGGGTCAAGGTGGAATCACCAAGCCAGACAATCAGGGTAGAGCAGAGCCAAAGTGATAGGAGCAAGAAACCCTTCCATCCAGTGGT CACCCCTTTCAGGGTGGAACTGGGTGGCGAGCGTGTCACGAAGGTGACAGTAGGTCGTCTCCACTTTTCCGAAACAACGAGCAACAACATGCGAAAAAAAGGCAAGCCAAATCCAGACCAAAGGTATTTCCATTTGGTAGTGGGTCTTCACGCTCACACATCAGATCAATCGAGTTATCAGGTTGTCGCACATGCATCAGAGAGGATAATTGTTCGAGCAAGTAATCCGGGGCAATTTGAGTCTGAGGGAACGGGGGTGGGAACAGAGGGTGGATGGCAGAGGGGCGGTGCCCCAGATAGTGTCTACCACGCAGGAAGAGTGGGAATCAACACAGACAGACCGGACGAGGCCCTTGTGGTGCACGGAAATATGAAAGTGACAGGGCACATTGTCCAACCGAGTGATGCTAGGGCCAAGCAAAATGTCCAGGAGGTGGATACCAAGGAGCAGCTGCGAAATGTCCAACAGTTAAGGGTCGTCAAGTACAGATATGTTCCTGAATTTGCCCTTCACTCTGGTCTAGGTATAAAAACCTCAGAGGACACTGGAGTCATTGCCCAGGAGGTACAGCAAATTATTCCAGAGGCTGTTCTACCAGCTGGTGACATTGTCCTTCCAAATGGTCAGAGAATTGAGAACTTTCTTGTGGTTAATAaggagagaattttcatggaGAATGTTGGAGCTGTGAAGGAGCTTTGCAAAGTCACTGACAGCTTAGAAACGAGAATCGATCAACTCGAGAGGATAAACAAACGCTTGGCTAAACTCAAGAGGGGAGACAGCCTGAAGAGCTCAGTGAGTACTGTGTCAAGCATTGCTTCTGGCAAGTACTCCACCTCTAACAAGAAGAATTCAATGTCAAGGAGGTGTGAGAGAGAGGAGGATCTCCTCTGCAGTAataaatttatccaaataatcATTGTCATTTTGATTTTAATAATGGCATTTTGTCTCGTTGCGATGGCAACTCTGTACTTCATGGAGTATCAGAAACGAAGCTCACTGGAGTGGACTGCAGTCGCTGGTGGTGGTATCATGGGAATCGGTCCTGCTCCAACTGCATCAACAACTCCCAATTACAATTCCAGGTTTAATCCTCTGGTGCATAGCACTCCATCCAGCTATCAGACTAAACAGAGTGGATTCAGCAGAGGTCCTGACAATCAGGCTACTGTTAAGGACGTGGGACTCTCCACACTGGCCCCTGACACGAAGAAACAAATTTATTCGCAAGAAATCACGTCCTGGTATCCCTTTGGACACTCTGGGGGACAAGGAAAGCACGAGAAGAATAACGAATTTCCTAGTAATTGGCTGAGTAGGAATGGTGGGGGAGTTGTGCCCAGTAATGTTGATGAGAATGATCCTGGGGAGGTGGAGAGTGCTGGCAAGACTCCTGTACCTCTAGGAAGACCCCCCAAGTGTCCTATCCATTTTACGACCTTAGGAACTTCATGTCAG GTTTATTGCTGTACTGACATTCACGCCCTCGAGGATCCACATCCTGAGCATCCACCGGAGAAAAAACCCATGT ATCACTTGGAGCATCCAATCAGCttagaagaaaagaaaaaggtCAATAAAGGACTGCAGAATGGCATTAGCCCTGTTGATTCCAATACTCAGACACTGGTCAAAGAG CCAAACTTCAAATATTTGCACAAAAGGAGTCGAAGAGAAGCAGGTGAAGGTGAATGGGGAGAAGTAGCGTCGAATGCAGCAGGATCCCTCCCCCCAGCGCCAAAACCTCAGCTCCAAATAGTCGCAAAGACGTTCAATGCAACCCTCGATCAGAGATACTGCTCGGTGACATCCCCAGGTACTCCCAACAACTACAGTTGTGATGTACCACTGTCCAAACACATGCCAGACACCCACTTGACCCTTCACTTCGTGGGAATGCCCTGGTACTGGCAGATTGTCCAGCTCTGTCCCATGCCCTCTGATCCAGCGGATGAGTCCATGGTATGCGGTTGGGGGTACAATAtccaacagcagcagcagtaCCAACAACATCAGCAACAGATAAAGTATACTGAAAATGCCAATCAGCATGGAGACCAGTCATTCTTCCTGGACGTAGCATTTTATCTGAGGAAAACTCTTAGATTTAGAGTTCCCACTGTTCAACCTCAAGAGGATGTCTGCAAAAATGGCCATGCGAGTGATTATATTGAATTCACTCTGCATTTCCACCGTGACTGCGATGGTTGA
- the LOC135161240 gene encoding myelin regulatory factor-like protein isoform X1 produces MEFTWTIQHQNSDPIDSRGHHNDQEETNSVIGHSATRRLLTGRGDFVGGIDNEALDFSQLEDFINSDSPHPATYFADTLAHNETAAPSHNGRVDGVPHPPTRLPSPITQNHQIQTSCPTGTTAVPPSAAPYKDSQTYVHPHALPESPPDSGSEPPYSPPGHHEPQHVHSPHQKSTVQDILLHHPGNGMTYPTSNLLPPSPRTLGSSTDPLLLSHPVLTPLLAPVTANLSSSSSSSSSSSSPSSQQITSSLPLPHEHSPSGITTLYSSLQSAPKKRKLSQDSLIHVKQEPELGTIEHSCSSSGAVLENEEVNGDNSYIDSSYQCIRFHPFQQTTWHALCDHNLKELPTPHYRVDADKGFNFSNSDDAFVCQKKNHFQITCHAQLQGDAVFVRTGEGLKKISSFQLHFYGVKVESPSQTIRVEQSQSDRSKKPFHPVVTPFRVELGGERVTKVTVGRLHFSETTSNNMRKKGKPNPDQRYFHLVVGLHAHTSDQSSYQVVAHASERIIVRASNPGQFESEGTGVGTEGGWQRGGAPDSVYHAGRVGINTDRPDEALVVHGNMKVTGHIVQPSDARAKQNVQEVDTKEQLRNVQQLRVVKYRYVPEFALHSGLGIKTSEDTGVIAQEVQQIIPEAVLPAGDIVLPNGQRIENFLVVNKERIFMENVGAVKELCKVTDSLETRIDQLERINKRLAKLKRGDSLKSSVSTVSSIASGKYSTSNKKNSMSRRCEREEDLLCSNKFIQIIIVILILIMAFCLVAMATLYFMEYQKRSSLEWTAVAGGGIMGIGPAPTASTTPNYNSRFNPLVHSTPSSYQTKQSGFSRGPDNQATVKDVGLSTLAPDTKKQIYSQEITSWYPFGHSGGQGKHEKNNEFPSNWLSRNGGGVVPSNVDENDPGEVESAGKTPVPLGRPPKCPIHFTTLGTSCQVYCCTDIHALEDPHPEHPPEKKPMSDHLEHPISLEEKKKVNKGLQNGISPVDSNTQTLVKEPNFKYLHKRSRREAGEGEWGEVASNAAGSLPPAPKPQLQIVAKTFNATLDQRYCSVTSPGTPNNYSCDVPLSKHMPDTHLTLHFVGMPWYWQIVQLCPMPSDPADESMVCGWGYNIQQQQQYQQHQQQIKYTENANQHGDQSFFLDVAFYLRKTLRFRVPTVQPQEDVCKNGHASDYIEFTLHFHRDCDG; encoded by the exons atggaGTTCACTTGGACGATTCAACATCAAAATTCAGATCCTATTGACAGCAGGGGGCATCACAATGATCAGGAGGAGACCAACTCGGTCATTGGGCACTCAGCCACGAGGAGACTTCTCACAG gaaGGGGCGATTTCGTAGGTGGAATCGACAATGAAGCACTGGATTTTTCTCAACTCGAGGATTTCATCAACAGTGACAGTCCACATCCAGCAAC ttACTTCGCAGACACCTTAGCGCACAATGAGACAGCGGCCCCATCCCACAATGGCCGAGTGGATGGAGTCCCCCATCCTCCCACACgcctcccctcccccatcaCTCAAAATCACCAAATCCAGACCTCATGTCCCACGGGAACAACCGCCGTTCCTCCGAGTGCAGCCCCCTACAAAGATTCCCAAACCTACGTTCACCCGCACGCCCTCCCAGAGAGCCCCCCGGATAGTGGTTCGGAGCCTCCCTACTCACCCCCTGGCCATCACGAGCCCCAGCACGTCCACTCCCCCCATCAAAAGTCCACAGTCCAGGATATTCTGCTGCATCATCCAGGCAATGGAATGACCTATCCAACGTCCAATCTCCTGCCTCCATCGCCGAGGACCCTGGGCTCCTCTACAGATCCCCTTCTTCTGAGTCATCCTGTCCTCACTCCCCTCCTGGCCCCAGTGACAGCAAACCTCTCATCCTCCTCGTCATCATCATCCTCGTCGTCCTCACCTTCGTCCCAACAGATCACCTCATCCCTACCACTTCCCCACGAGCACAGCCCCAGTGGAATCACAACCCTCTACTCATCCCTCCAATCTGCCCCGAAAAAACGAAAACTCAGCCAAGACAGTCTGATCCACGTCAAGCAAGAGCCAGAGCTCGGGACAATAGAGCACAGTTGCTCTAGCAGTGGTGCAGTCCTTGAGAATGAGGAGGTCAATGGTGATAATTCGTATATCGACTCGAGCTATCAGTGCATCAGATTCCATCCATTTCAGCAAACAACCTGGCATGCACTCTGCGATCACAATTTGAAGGAACTACCGACGCCACATTACAGAGTTGATGCTGATAAAGGATTTAACTTCAGTAATTCGGACGATGCATTTGTCTGTCAGAAGAAGAATCATTTTCAGATCACTTGTCATGCACAGCTGCAGGGCGATGCAGTATTTGTTAGGACGGGAGAGGGATTGAAGAAGATCAGCAGCTTTCAGCTGCATTTTTACGGGGTCAAGGTGGAATCACCAAGCCAGACAATCAGGGTAGAGCAGAGCCAAAGTGATAGGAGCAAGAAACCCTTCCATCCAGTGGT CACCCCTTTCAGGGTGGAACTGGGTGGCGAGCGTGTCACGAAGGTGACAGTAGGTCGTCTCCACTTTTCCGAAACAACGAGCAACAACATGCGAAAAAAAGGCAAGCCAAATCCAGACCAAAGGTATTTCCATTTGGTAGTGGGTCTTCACGCTCACACATCAGATCAATCGAGTTATCAGGTTGTCGCACATGCATCAGAGAGGATAATTGTTCGAGCAAGTAATCCGGGGCAATTTGAGTCTGAGGGAACGGGGGTGGGAACAGAGGGTGGATGGCAGAGGGGCGGTGCCCCAGATAGTGTCTACCACGCAGGAAGAGTGGGAATCAACACAGACAGACCGGACGAGGCCCTTGTGGTGCACGGAAATATGAAAGTGACAGGGCACATTGTCCAACCGAGTGATGCTAGGGCCAAGCAAAATGTCCAGGAGGTGGATACCAAGGAGCAGCTGCGAAATGTCCAACAGTTAAGGGTCGTCAAGTACAGATATGTTCCTGAATTTGCCCTTCACTCTGGTCTAGGTATAAAAACCTCAGAGGACACTGGAGTCATTGCCCAGGAGGTACAGCAAATTATTCCAGAGGCTGTTCTACCAGCTGGTGACATTGTCCTTCCAAATGGTCAGAGAATTGAGAACTTTCTTGTGGTTAATAaggagagaattttcatggaGAATGTTGGAGCTGTGAAGGAGCTTTGCAAAGTCACTGACAGCTTAGAAACGAGAATCGATCAACTCGAGAGGATAAACAAACGCTTGGCTAAACTCAAGAGGGGAGACAGCCTGAAGAGCTCAGTGAGTACTGTGTCAAGCATTGCTTCTGGCAAGTACTCCACCTCTAACAAGAAGAATTCAATGTCAAGGAGGTGTGAGAGAGAGGAGGATCTCCTCTGCAGTAataaatttatccaaataatcATTGTCATTTTGATTTTAATAATGGCATTTTGTCTCGTTGCGATGGCAACTCTGTACTTCATGGAGTATCAGAAACGAAGCTCACTGGAGTGGACTGCAGTCGCTGGTGGTGGTATCATGGGAATCGGTCCTGCTCCAACTGCATCAACAACTCCCAATTACAATTCCAGGTTTAATCCTCTGGTGCATAGCACTCCATCCAGCTATCAGACTAAACAGAGTGGATTCAGCAGAGGTCCTGACAATCAGGCTACTGTTAAGGACGTGGGACTCTCCACACTGGCCCCTGACACGAAGAAACAAATTTATTCGCAAGAAATCACGTCCTGGTATCCCTTTGGACACTCTGGGGGACAAGGAAAGCACGAGAAGAATAACGAATTTCCTAGTAATTGGCTGAGTAGGAATGGTGGGGGAGTTGTGCCCAGTAATGTTGATGAGAATGATCCTGGGGAGGTGGAGAGTGCTGGCAAGACTCCTGTACCTCTAGGAAGACCCCCCAAGTGTCCTATCCATTTTACGACCTTAGGAACTTCATGTCAG GTTTATTGCTGTACTGACATTCACGCCCTCGAGGATCCACATCCTGAGCATCCACCGGAGAAAAAACCCATGT CAGATCACTTGGAGCATCCAATCAGCttagaagaaaagaaaaaggtCAATAAAGGACTGCAGAATGGCATTAGCCCTGTTGATTCCAATACTCAGACACTGGTCAAAGAG CCAAACTTCAAATATTTGCACAAAAGGAGTCGAAGAGAAGCAGGTGAAGGTGAATGGGGAGAAGTAGCGTCGAATGCAGCAGGATCCCTCCCCCCAGCGCCAAAACCTCAGCTCCAAATAGTCGCAAAGACGTTCAATGCAACCCTCGATCAGAGATACTGCTCGGTGACATCCCCAGGTACTCCCAACAACTACAGTTGTGATGTACCACTGTCCAAACACATGCCAGACACCCACTTGACCCTTCACTTCGTGGGAATGCCCTGGTACTGGCAGATTGTCCAGCTCTGTCCCATGCCCTCTGATCCAGCGGATGAGTCCATGGTATGCGGTTGGGGGTACAATAtccaacagcagcagcagtaCCAACAACATCAGCAACAGATAAAGTATACTGAAAATGCCAATCAGCATGGAGACCAGTCATTCTTCCTGGACGTAGCATTTTATCTGAGGAAAACTCTTAGATTTAGAGTTCCCACTGTTCAACCTCAAGAGGATGTCTGCAAAAATGGCCATGCGAGTGATTATATTGAATTCACTCTGCATTTCCACCGTGACTGCGATGGTTGA
- the LOC135161240 gene encoding myelin regulatory factor-like protein isoform X3, translating into MEFTWTIQHQNSDPIDSRGHHNDQEETNSVIGHSATRRLLTGRGDFVGGIDNEALDFSQLEDFINSDSPHPATYFADTLAHNETAAPSHNGRVDGVPHPPTRLPSPITQNHQIQTSCPTGTTAVPPSAAPYKDSQTYVHPHALPESPPDSGSEPPYSPPGHHEPQHVHSPHQKSTVQDILLHHPGNGMTYPTSNLLPPSPRTLGSSTDPLLLSHPVLTPLLAPVTANLSSSSSSSSSSSSPSSQQITSSLPLPHEHSPSGITTLYSSLQSAPKKRKLSQDSLIHVKQEPELGTIEHSCSSSGAVLENEEVNGDNSYIDSSYQCIRFHPFQQTTWHALCDHNLKELPTPHYRVDADKGFNFSNSDDAFVCQKKNHFQITCHAQLQGDAVFVRTGEGLKKISSFQLHFYGVKVESPSQTIRVEQSQSDRSKKPFHPVVVELGGERVTKVTVGRLHFSETTSNNMRKKGKPNPDQRYFHLVVGLHAHTSDQSSYQVVAHASERIIVRASNPGQFESEGTGVGTEGGWQRGGAPDSVYHAGRVGINTDRPDEALVVHGNMKVTGHIVQPSDARAKQNVQEVDTKEQLRNVQQLRVVKYRYVPEFALHSGLGIKTSEDTGVIAQEVQQIIPEAVLPAGDIVLPNGQRIENFLVVNKERIFMENVGAVKELCKVTDSLETRIDQLERINKRLAKLKRGDSLKSSVSTVSSIASGKYSTSNKKNSMSRRCEREEDLLCSNKFIQIIIVILILIMAFCLVAMATLYFMEYQKRSSLEWTAVAGGGIMGIGPAPTASTTPNYNSRFNPLVHSTPSSYQTKQSGFSRGPDNQATVKDVGLSTLAPDTKKQIYSQEITSWYPFGHSGGQGKHEKNNEFPSNWLSRNGGGVVPSNVDENDPGEVESAGKTPVPLGRPPKCPIHFTTLGTSCQVYCCTDIHALEDPHPEHPPEKKPMSDHLEHPISLEEKKKVNKGLQNGISPVDSNTQTLVKEPNFKYLHKRSRREAGEGEWGEVASNAAGSLPPAPKPQLQIVAKTFNATLDQRYCSVTSPGTPNNYSCDVPLSKHMPDTHLTLHFVGMPWYWQIVQLCPMPSDPADESMVCGWGYNIQQQQQYQQHQQQIKYTENANQHGDQSFFLDVAFYLRKTLRFRVPTVQPQEDVCKNGHASDYIEFTLHFHRDCDG; encoded by the exons atggaGTTCACTTGGACGATTCAACATCAAAATTCAGATCCTATTGACAGCAGGGGGCATCACAATGATCAGGAGGAGACCAACTCGGTCATTGGGCACTCAGCCACGAGGAGACTTCTCACAG gaaGGGGCGATTTCGTAGGTGGAATCGACAATGAAGCACTGGATTTTTCTCAACTCGAGGATTTCATCAACAGTGACAGTCCACATCCAGCAAC ttACTTCGCAGACACCTTAGCGCACAATGAGACAGCGGCCCCATCCCACAATGGCCGAGTGGATGGAGTCCCCCATCCTCCCACACgcctcccctcccccatcaCTCAAAATCACCAAATCCAGACCTCATGTCCCACGGGAACAACCGCCGTTCCTCCGAGTGCAGCCCCCTACAAAGATTCCCAAACCTACGTTCACCCGCACGCCCTCCCAGAGAGCCCCCCGGATAGTGGTTCGGAGCCTCCCTACTCACCCCCTGGCCATCACGAGCCCCAGCACGTCCACTCCCCCCATCAAAAGTCCACAGTCCAGGATATTCTGCTGCATCATCCAGGCAATGGAATGACCTATCCAACGTCCAATCTCCTGCCTCCATCGCCGAGGACCCTGGGCTCCTCTACAGATCCCCTTCTTCTGAGTCATCCTGTCCTCACTCCCCTCCTGGCCCCAGTGACAGCAAACCTCTCATCCTCCTCGTCATCATCATCCTCGTCGTCCTCACCTTCGTCCCAACAGATCACCTCATCCCTACCACTTCCCCACGAGCACAGCCCCAGTGGAATCACAACCCTCTACTCATCCCTCCAATCTGCCCCGAAAAAACGAAAACTCAGCCAAGACAGTCTGATCCACGTCAAGCAAGAGCCAGAGCTCGGGACAATAGAGCACAGTTGCTCTAGCAGTGGTGCAGTCCTTGAGAATGAGGAGGTCAATGGTGATAATTCGTATATCGACTCGAGCTATCAGTGCATCAGATTCCATCCATTTCAGCAAACAACCTGGCATGCACTCTGCGATCACAATTTGAAGGAACTACCGACGCCACATTACAGAGTTGATGCTGATAAAGGATTTAACTTCAGTAATTCGGACGATGCATTTGTCTGTCAGAAGAAGAATCATTTTCAGATCACTTGTCATGCACAGCTGCAGGGCGATGCAGTATTTGTTAGGACGGGAGAGGGATTGAAGAAGATCAGCAGCTTTCAGCTGCATTTTTACGGGGTCAAGGTGGAATCACCAAGCCAGACAATCAGGGTAGAGCAGAGCCAAAGTGATAGGAGCAAGAAACCCTTCCATCCAGTGGT GGTGGAACTGGGTGGCGAGCGTGTCACGAAGGTGACAGTAGGTCGTCTCCACTTTTCCGAAACAACGAGCAACAACATGCGAAAAAAAGGCAAGCCAAATCCAGACCAAAGGTATTTCCATTTGGTAGTGGGTCTTCACGCTCACACATCAGATCAATCGAGTTATCAGGTTGTCGCACATGCATCAGAGAGGATAATTGTTCGAGCAAGTAATCCGGGGCAATTTGAGTCTGAGGGAACGGGGGTGGGAACAGAGGGTGGATGGCAGAGGGGCGGTGCCCCAGATAGTGTCTACCACGCAGGAAGAGTGGGAATCAACACAGACAGACCGGACGAGGCCCTTGTGGTGCACGGAAATATGAAAGTGACAGGGCACATTGTCCAACCGAGTGATGCTAGGGCCAAGCAAAATGTCCAGGAGGTGGATACCAAGGAGCAGCTGCGAAATGTCCAACAGTTAAGGGTCGTCAAGTACAGATATGTTCCTGAATTTGCCCTTCACTCTGGTCTAGGTATAAAAACCTCAGAGGACACTGGAGTCATTGCCCAGGAGGTACAGCAAATTATTCCAGAGGCTGTTCTACCAGCTGGTGACATTGTCCTTCCAAATGGTCAGAGAATTGAGAACTTTCTTGTGGTTAATAaggagagaattttcatggaGAATGTTGGAGCTGTGAAGGAGCTTTGCAAAGTCACTGACAGCTTAGAAACGAGAATCGATCAACTCGAGAGGATAAACAAACGCTTGGCTAAACTCAAGAGGGGAGACAGCCTGAAGAGCTCAGTGAGTACTGTGTCAAGCATTGCTTCTGGCAAGTACTCCACCTCTAACAAGAAGAATTCAATGTCAAGGAGGTGTGAGAGAGAGGAGGATCTCCTCTGCAGTAataaatttatccaaataatcATTGTCATTTTGATTTTAATAATGGCATTTTGTCTCGTTGCGATGGCAACTCTGTACTTCATGGAGTATCAGAAACGAAGCTCACTGGAGTGGACTGCAGTCGCTGGTGGTGGTATCATGGGAATCGGTCCTGCTCCAACTGCATCAACAACTCCCAATTACAATTCCAGGTTTAATCCTCTGGTGCATAGCACTCCATCCAGCTATCAGACTAAACAGAGTGGATTCAGCAGAGGTCCTGACAATCAGGCTACTGTTAAGGACGTGGGACTCTCCACACTGGCCCCTGACACGAAGAAACAAATTTATTCGCAAGAAATCACGTCCTGGTATCCCTTTGGACACTCTGGGGGACAAGGAAAGCACGAGAAGAATAACGAATTTCCTAGTAATTGGCTGAGTAGGAATGGTGGGGGAGTTGTGCCCAGTAATGTTGATGAGAATGATCCTGGGGAGGTGGAGAGTGCTGGCAAGACTCCTGTACCTCTAGGAAGACCCCCCAAGTGTCCTATCCATTTTACGACCTTAGGAACTTCATGTCAG GTTTATTGCTGTACTGACATTCACGCCCTCGAGGATCCACATCCTGAGCATCCACCGGAGAAAAAACCCATGT CAGATCACTTGGAGCATCCAATCAGCttagaagaaaagaaaaaggtCAATAAAGGACTGCAGAATGGCATTAGCCCTGTTGATTCCAATACTCAGACACTGGTCAAAGAG CCAAACTTCAAATATTTGCACAAAAGGAGTCGAAGAGAAGCAGGTGAAGGTGAATGGGGAGAAGTAGCGTCGAATGCAGCAGGATCCCTCCCCCCAGCGCCAAAACCTCAGCTCCAAATAGTCGCAAAGACGTTCAATGCAACCCTCGATCAGAGATACTGCTCGGTGACATCCCCAGGTACTCCCAACAACTACAGTTGTGATGTACCACTGTCCAAACACATGCCAGACACCCACTTGACCCTTCACTTCGTGGGAATGCCCTGGTACTGGCAGATTGTCCAGCTCTGTCCCATGCCCTCTGATCCAGCGGATGAGTCCATGGTATGCGGTTGGGGGTACAATAtccaacagcagcagcagtaCCAACAACATCAGCAACAGATAAAGTATACTGAAAATGCCAATCAGCATGGAGACCAGTCATTCTTCCTGGACGTAGCATTTTATCTGAGGAAAACTCTTAGATTTAGAGTTCCCACTGTTCAACCTCAAGAGGATGTCTGCAAAAATGGCCATGCGAGTGATTATATTGAATTCACTCTGCATTTCCACCGTGACTGCGATGGTTGA